A window of the Vigna angularis cultivar LongXiaoDou No.4 chromosome 3, ASM1680809v1, whole genome shotgun sequence genome harbors these coding sequences:
- the LOC108325067 gene encoding thioredoxin Y1, chloroplastic, translating into MAISVSASSAISSLSSERSTRLPSSFTSASSSAKQFSLQFPSRTHLLRISTPRAPTSPRPRFLLQVQAKKQTFNSFDDLLANSEKPVLVDFYATWCGPCQFMVPILNEVSTRLKDKIQVVKIDTEKYPSIADKYRIEALPTFIMFKDGEPYDRFEGALNADQLIERIEAGLKVEQ; encoded by the exons ATGGCGATTTCCGTTTCCGCATCCTCCGCGATTTCTTCTTTGAGTTCTGAACGTTCTACGCGCTTGCCGTCATCCTTTACCTCTGCATCTTCTTCCGCCAAACAGTTCTCGCTGCAATTCCCCTCGCGCACGCACCTTCTTCGGATCAGTACTCCACGCGCTCCTACTTCCCCGCGGCCACGATTCCTTCTTCAG GTTCAAGCTAAGAAACAAACCTTTAACTCTTTTGATGATTTGCTTGCCAATTCTGAAAAGCCTGTATTAGTTGATTTCTATGCGACCTG GTGTGGTCCTTGTCAATTCATGGTTCCCATTCTCAATGAAGTAAGCACTCGGCTTAAGGATAAGATACAGGTGGTGAAGATTGATACTGAGAAATATCCCAGCATTGCTGACAAATACAGAATTGAGGCATTGCCAACTTTCATCATGTTTAAGGATGGAGAACCTTATGATCGTTTt GAGGGAGCATTGAATGCAGATCAGCTTATTGAACGCATAGAAGCCGGTCTGAAGGTTGAACAATAA
- the LOC108324917 gene encoding 40S ribosomal protein S18 produces the protein MALVANEDFQHILRVLNTNVDGKQKIMFALTSIKGIGRRFANMACKKADVDMNKRAGELSAAELDNLMTVVANPRQFKIPDWFLNRKKDYKDGKYSQVVSNALDMKLRDDLERLKKIRNHRGLRHYWGLRVRGQHTKTTGRRGKTVGVSKKR, from the exons ATG GCCTTGGTGGCAAATGAGGATTTCCAGCACATACTTCGTGTTTTGAACACGAACGTAGATGGGAAGCAGAAGATAATGTTCGCCCTTACCTCAATCAAAGGTATAGGGAGACGATTTGCTAACATGGCGTGTAAGAAGGCTGATGTTGACATGAACAAAAG AGCTGGGGAGCTGAGTGCCGCTGAATTGGATAACCTCATGACTGTGGTTGCCAATCCCCGGCAATTCAAGATTCCAGACTGGTTTTTAAACAGGAAGAAGGACTACAAGGATGGGAAGTATTCTCAGGTAGTGTCCAATGCGTTGGATATGAAGTTGAGGGATGACTTGGAGAGACTCAAGAAAATCAG AAACCATCGGGGGTTGAGACACTACTGGGGTCTTCGTGTACGTGGCCAGCATACCAAGACCACTGGCCGCAGGGGTAAAACTGTTGGTGTCTCTAAGAAGCGCTGA